The genomic segment GCCACAGTGCAACAGGAGCGACCGTCGGAAACAATGGAATGAGTCGGATATCGCACCGGCACTTGTCGCCAACAGGTGGCAGCAGCGCGGCATCTGGTATCGCGCGAGCTCCCGGCATGCGCGCGTTCCTTGAAGGGCCATAACGACCTCGATCAGTGCGGCCTGTCGCCGCTTACCTGGAATCCCCAGCGATGCGGTGATGGCGGAGTCCGCACCCGTGGAGTCGGACACCAGGCAGGTGTAGTCGCCACTGTCTCCGACGGTCACTCGCCGAACGTTCAGCGTCGCCACGCGTTCGCTTACGACCGTGGTTGTCAGTCGCTCGGCGGTGCGGGACGCGACGTCCTCGCCGTCCTTGAGCCACCGGAAGTGGTACGGGGCACTTCCGCTTCTCACGACGCACCTGAACGTGGCGTCCTCGCCCGGTGTCAGATCGCTCGGGAAGCTGAAGGGTTGCAGCACGGGAGGCCCTGGCGTGAAGTTCGAGTCGCGCTCAAAACGTTTCTCAATTATTCGGAAGCTCTGAGAACGCGACGCCGTGCATTCCATAACTTGAGAGCgaacgggggaggggggcgagggTGAAACACCTGCTTCGTTACGCAGTCCTATTGGTATTCGATAGGGATGCCATTGAACAACCACGAGGATTAATAAATAGTATAGTATTCCCGACCGGACGTCAGATCCGAGTAGCTTTGTGGACTCATTACAGGCGTACACGTTGATAACTAGAAATATAGCCTATCAGGGTGTGAACACGGTGCGCCGTGTTTGTCCAACCTTTGCTTGTGTTCCTGCTCGTAACGCGCTTTTGCAAGTTTGATATGAAACACGTCGAAATTCACTTATGTGAATGCCGTGCAGCGCTCTTGTGTTTGAACTGTGCAACATTTTCTTTAAGGCGCGATGCTACTCGAAAACAAATTATTTGTACTATTGATTTGAAAATTGAGCCATTTAGAGAGTTCTTCGTGCAGATTTCGGATTCATCATTATTTTTCGACTGGCTGCCACATTTCTTGAGTTCAGTCTTACACAACGGCAAAATATAGTGACGTCtgcgggcactttcttgtgtattaagcTTTCACAAACAGCATCATGCTGTAACTTATTTAGCCCTTTCTAGACTGCAAAGTGCCGGTACCTATTCCTAACAGCATGTACATTTATTGGAGgtatgcaacaaaaaaaaaaaaaggattagtacacttcaacaaaattttttttttacaatcccATCAGAATAACATTGTGCATTTATAATCGTCCTATACTAACGAAATACATgaatataaacgagaagaaaggcatATATGCTAATTTGAGCGCTGAACCGCTCGTGACGTCGCAACCACGGTTCAGTGTACCGCATTATGCCCTGCAGTTAAGTAAAAGGAAGCCCGCGCGACGTCCTTGCACTGGCTGTGCTTACTTTATCGCGCATGCCGAGAAGAAACCAAACTCACCTGTATGGGCCCCTCTAGCAACGACGATTCGAGCAAGAAAGGCAGCGGAGAACAGGGGCCACGGAAACTGCATCGCAGTTACTGGAATGTGAACTTACTGAGCCCCCGTCGCTGTAAACAGACACGAACGCGTCCTCACTGATTTGCGAAACTCGGGGCAACTGATCGACGACCACCGCTTCGCGAAGGCGAGGAATATTTCAGGGTGCTGAAATAAAGCTTGAATTGGGCGCGTTCTACGGACGACTGGCGCCGCCTACTGACGCTGGAGAAAAACGTCAATTTGCAAAGAGCATGAGCTCCGAGATTGCCGGTCGAACGCGGTAAAGACTCCACGAAGTGGTGTGATTACGCGTTTCGGCGCTGCAGGCGTGCTTTTTTGTTTATGGTCCAAAGCGAGAAAAATTATTTCGCAGCGAAGTGCTTATCGGCGCTTGAAGAGTGGTGCCAAAGTGGCGTCTGGCGAAGCGTCAGCACGGGCGGAATCGTGAACCCGCGCGGACGCGCATCCGTCGGGTCCCACATCACCGACTTGCTCCTGCTGTACGCACTACCATTAAAATGGCTCCCATTTCCCCGCAACGTGCATACTGAGCGACGTGTCAGAGACGTGCCCGAACTTGGGCGACGGCACATGTATTTTGGCGATGGCGCACCGCAAGCACAGCAGTTCCTTATGTTGGCGCCTACCGTCACTGCGATCAATCTG from the Dermacentor variabilis isolate Ectoservices chromosome 9, ASM5094787v1, whole genome shotgun sequence genome contains:
- the LOC142557887 gene encoding junctional adhesion molecule A-like: MQFPWPLFSAAFLARIVVARGAHTGPPVLQPFSFPSDLTPGEDATFRCVVRSGSAPYHFRWLKDGEDVASRTAERLTTTVVSERVATLNVRRVTVGDSGDYTCLVSDSTGADSAITASLGIPGNILFRHCTLT